In a single window of the Limnochorda sp. L945t genome:
- a CDS encoding molybdenum cofactor biosynthesis protein, producing MRVTVRLFAALAEKAGRRELVVQLGEEATALDAWDAAQQALGGPMALPRESVRVAVNLRYTGWDHPLRDGDEVALIPPVAGGNGAHGPSLAPPAVEITVTEQPLSVEAAVARVGGPTMGAIAVFVGTVREWTERAPARPRGATDHPAGPAPHGAPSMRRTVAIHYEAYGPMAEKEMESIGREVVQRWPGARVVLAHRLGWLTPGEVSLVIAVATPHRAPAFEAVRWATERLKRDVPIWKKERYEDGEEWVGMGG from the coding sequence ATGCGGGTGACCGTGCGACTCTTCGCGGCGCTGGCCGAGAAGGCGGGGCGCCGCGAGCTCGTCGTGCAGCTCGGCGAGGAGGCCACCGCCCTGGACGCGTGGGACGCTGCCCAGCAGGCGTTGGGCGGGCCGATGGCCTTGCCGAGAGAGTCGGTCCGAGTGGCGGTCAACCTCCGGTACACGGGCTGGGACCACCCCTTGCGCGACGGCGACGAGGTGGCGCTCATCCCTCCTGTGGCGGGTGGCAACGGAGCGCACGGGCCCTCTCTTGCCCCGCCGGCCGTCGAGATCACGGTGACCGAGCAGCCGCTCTCGGTGGAAGCGGCCGTGGCTCGCGTGGGAGGCCCGACCATGGGGGCGATCGCCGTCTTCGTCGGCACGGTCCGGGAGTGGACGGAGCGGGCCCCGGCGCGCCCGCGCGGTGCGACCGATCATCCTGCCGGTCCGGCGCCGCACGGCGCCCCCTCCATGCGCCGGACCGTGGCCATCCACTACGAGGCCTACGGCCCCATGGCGGAAAAGGAGATGGAGTCCATCGGCCGGGAGGTCGTGCAGCGCTGGCCGGGCGCCAGGGTCGTCCTGGCCCATCGCCTCGGTTGGCTCACCCCCGGTGAGGTGAGCCTGGTGATTGCCGTGGCCACGCCCCATCGCGCACCGGCGTTCGAGGCGGTGCGCTGGGCTACCGAGCGGCTCAAGCGGGACGTGCCGATCTGGAAGAAGGAACGCTACGAGGATGGCGAAGAGTGGGTGGGCATGGGCGGCTGA
- a CDS encoding HAD-IIA family hydrolase: MAAPAWIVDLDGVVWRQGEAIPGAARFFEAVRARGQAAVVVSNNSAPTVETYLEQLRAIGIPLERHQVVSSGMAAARYLVDQGIREGVLAVGEAGLFQALREAGIEALPAGQPVGMPSVRLQAVVVGIDRSFTYAKLEAACRAIRAGSRFVATNPDLTVPARDGGVVPGCGALVAAVAACSGMRPVVVGKPERPILELALARLGVREGEDRSHVVVVGDRLDTDVTFARRGGLTSALVLTGITRREDLDRSEIRPDYVFEDLGALAEALAGG, translated from the coding sequence GTGGCAGCACCGGCCTGGATCGTGGACCTGGACGGCGTCGTGTGGCGCCAGGGGGAGGCGATCCCGGGCGCGGCCCGCTTCTTCGAGGCGGTGCGCGCTCGCGGCCAGGCAGCCGTGGTCGTCTCCAACAACTCGGCTCCTACCGTGGAAACCTACCTGGAGCAGCTGCGGGCGATCGGCATCCCTTTGGAGCGCCACCAGGTGGTCTCCTCCGGCATGGCCGCCGCCCGCTACCTGGTCGACCAGGGGATCCGGGAGGGCGTGCTGGCCGTCGGGGAAGCCGGTCTCTTCCAGGCCCTGCGCGAGGCGGGCATCGAGGCTCTGCCCGCCGGGCAGCCCGTGGGTATGCCCTCCGTACGGTTGCAGGCGGTAGTGGTCGGCATCGACCGGTCGTTCACCTACGCCAAGCTGGAGGCGGCCTGCCGGGCGATCCGGGCGGGGAGCCGGTTCGTCGCGACCAACCCCGACCTCACCGTGCCTGCGCGGGACGGGGGCGTGGTGCCGGGTTGCGGCGCGCTGGTGGCGGCCGTTGCGGCGTGCAGCGGGATGCGGCCGGTGGTGGTCGGCAAGCCCGAACGGCCGATTCTGGAGCTGGCCCTTGCCCGGCTGGGGGTGCGGGAGGGCGAGGACCGTTCGCACGTGGTGGTGGTCGGCGACCGTCTCGACACGGACGTCACCTTTGCCCGCCGCGGCGGCTTGACGAGCGCCCTGGTGCTGACCGGCATCACCCGGCGGGAGGATCTCGACCGCTCGGAGATACGGCCGGACTACGTGTTCGAGGACCTGGGAGCGCTGGCCGAGGCGCTCGCCGGCGGGTGA
- the hutI gene encoding imidazolonepropionase encodes MMRPGAGRSRFLGRADLLVRRAQQVVTLRGWSERPVAGSPEPGWLGLVEDGAVACRGDRIVAVGRTGEVERQVSWDRETVVVDAQGHALLPGLVDPHTHAVYAGDRAEEWGRLLRGEPYLRILQSGGGIWQTVRRTREASTEDLVSGMAERLRRMMRAGATTIEVKSGYALEPEGELRLLDAIAAAAELVPVQVVPTFLGAHAVPPEYRSDPEAYVDLVEQVMLPAAARRPGLARFCDVFCEEGAFTPDHARRILSRAARLGLGLKVHADQFHPLGGARLAAEMGATSADHLDFTPREDLERLAASGTVAVLLPGAHLFTRSRALPDVEGMRYHRVPVALASDHNPGTSPVESMALVAALGCTVLGLTPEESVAGCTINAAHALALGHEVGSLEVGKRADFILVAGPSYLHLPYRMGADGAVWMVVAAGRIVSGGGEREKTPLEEGETPDDADA; translated from the coding sequence ATGATGAGGCCTGGTGCCGGACGTTCTCGCTTCCTGGGCCGGGCAGACTTGCTGGTGCGCAGGGCGCAGCAGGTCGTGACGTTGCGCGGCTGGTCGGAGCGGCCGGTGGCAGGCTCACCGGAGCCAGGGTGGCTGGGGCTCGTGGAGGATGGGGCGGTGGCCTGCAGGGGCGATCGCATCGTGGCGGTCGGCCGCACCGGCGAGGTCGAGCGTCAGGTGAGCTGGGACCGGGAGACGGTGGTGGTGGACGCCCAGGGCCACGCGCTGCTCCCGGGCCTGGTCGATCCCCACACCCACGCGGTCTATGCGGGCGACCGAGCCGAAGAGTGGGGGAGGCTGCTTCGGGGAGAGCCTTACCTGAGGATCCTCCAGTCCGGCGGCGGTATCTGGCAGACGGTCCGGCGGACCCGGGAGGCCTCGACCGAGGACCTGGTCTCGGGGATGGCGGAGCGGTTGCGCCGGATGATGCGGGCAGGCGCCACGACCATCGAGGTGAAGAGCGGGTACGCGCTGGAGCCGGAGGGAGAGCTCCGGCTGCTGGATGCCATCGCAGCCGCCGCCGAACTGGTGCCGGTACAGGTGGTGCCGACGTTCCTGGGAGCGCACGCCGTCCCCCCGGAGTACCGTTCCGACCCCGAGGCGTACGTGGACCTGGTCGAGCAGGTCATGCTCCCGGCGGCGGCCCGGCGTCCGGGGCTCGCGAGGTTTTGCGACGTCTTTTGTGAGGAAGGCGCCTTCACGCCGGACCACGCCCGCCGCATCCTCAGCCGGGCGGCCCGGCTCGGGCTGGGCTTGAAGGTGCACGCCGACCAGTTCCACCCTCTGGGTGGAGCGCGGCTCGCAGCCGAGATGGGCGCGACCAGCGCCGACCACCTCGACTTTACCCCACGAGAGGACCTGGAGCGCCTGGCCGCTTCGGGCACGGTCGCCGTGCTGTTGCCGGGCGCACATCTGTTCACCCGCAGCCGGGCCCTACCGGACGTCGAAGGGATGCGCTACCACCGGGTGCCCGTTGCCCTGGCCTCCGACCACAACCCGGGCACGAGCCCGGTGGAGTCCATGGCGCTGGTCGCGGCGCTGGGATGTACGGTGCTGGGCCTGACCCCGGAGGAGTCGGTGGCAGGGTGCACCATCAACGCGGCCCATGCCCTGGCCCTGGGGCACGAGGTCGGAAGCCTGGAGGTCGGCAAGCGCGCCGACTTCATCCTGGTAGCCGGCCCCTCGTACCTCCACCTGCCGTACCGGATGGGAGCGGACGGGGCGGTTTGGATGGTCGTCGCCGCGGGTCGGATCGTCTCCGGAGGCGGCGAGCGGGAGAAAACCCCTCTCGAGGAAGGGGAGACGCCCGATGACGCCGATGCATGA
- a CDS encoding ribonuclease H-like domain-containing protein — MTPMHDQRALRRRRAQEENLTAQLIGGAPFAGRYRVTGKSGRVHEVKFRQARGAVCRCDCQDFETNGLGTCKHIEAVRLALEARFSPAELSEHAGKASRPSWEGRRVDDAVTFFDLETQRLFQEVGGRHHLDRLGLAAAVTYCEGDGGFRHYFEDDAAALIDRLLGASLVVGFNVLRFDYEVLAGYSKDADLLYTVPTLDLMFELEQVLDWRPSLDSVARATLGTTKTASGLQAVEWYREGRIEEIVEYCEEDVSLTRALFQHGLREGRLSVLDREGAVIEVPAPWGHGLLAA; from the coding sequence ATGACGCCGATGCATGACCAGCGGGCCTTGCGACGCCGCCGGGCGCAGGAGGAAAACCTGACCGCTCAGCTCATCGGCGGCGCGCCGTTCGCCGGCCGGTACCGGGTGACGGGGAAGAGCGGCAGGGTGCACGAGGTGAAGTTCCGGCAGGCGCGGGGCGCCGTCTGCCGGTGCGATTGCCAGGATTTCGAGACCAACGGCCTGGGCACGTGCAAACACATCGAGGCCGTCCGGCTCGCGCTGGAGGCGAGGTTTTCCCCGGCGGAGCTCTCCGAGCACGCCGGAAAGGCGTCGCGGCCGAGCTGGGAGGGGAGGCGGGTCGACGACGCCGTGACCTTCTTCGATCTGGAAACGCAGCGGCTGTTCCAGGAAGTCGGCGGGCGCCACCACCTCGACCGGTTGGGCCTGGCGGCGGCGGTGACCTATTGCGAAGGGGACGGGGGGTTCCGGCACTATTTCGAGGACGACGCCGCGGCGCTCATCGACCGGCTGCTCGGCGCGTCGCTCGTGGTAGGCTTCAACGTGCTGCGTTTCGACTACGAGGTGCTGGCCGGCTACTCCAAGGACGCGGATCTGCTTTACACCGTGCCGACGCTCGACCTCATGTTCGAGCTGGAGCAGGTGCTCGACTGGCGGCCGAGCCTCGACTCCGTGGCTCGGGCCACCCTGGGCACCACCAAGACCGCCTCGGGACTGCAGGCGGTGGAGTGGTACCGTGAGGGACGCATCGAGGAGATCGTGGAGTATTGCGAGGAGGATGTGAGCCTCACCCGAGCGCTCTTCCAACACGGCCTGCGGGAGGGGCGCTTGTCGGTGCTCGACCGCGAGGGCGCGGTCATCGAGGTACCGGCACCTTGGGGTCACGGGCTGCTGGCCGCCTGA
- a CDS encoding extracellular solute-binding protein — MAVAVRAPSRPRESEAARAAALARRRTALGAWAAALVAVLALTAAFIYSRTRPATAPVPHLRVMTWASVDESAPLQHIVDEYNASHPSWQVQLDLTPIVAYDQKLVVLVAAGDAPDVFALGSDRLEVFARNGAVLDLTARWQRAPAGLKGAVPAGRLAPLRIDGKLMALPHPFSAGAMVISSRTRYPDQAWDFLSYLLQRMPPPAREPRAPEAAPGLGPIGPFGF, encoded by the coding sequence GTGGCCGTCGCGGTGAGGGCCCCCTCCCGCCCCCGGGAGTCGGAAGCGGCCCGAGCTGCGGCGCTGGCCCGCCGGCGCACGGCCCTCGGGGCCTGGGCCGCCGCGCTGGTGGCCGTACTGGCGCTCACCGCCGCGTTCATCTACAGCCGGACCCGCCCCGCCACGGCCCCCGTGCCGCACCTTCGGGTCATGACCTGGGCCTCCGTGGACGAGTCGGCGCCTCTTCAGCATATCGTGGACGAGTATAACGCCTCGCACCCCAGCTGGCAGGTCCAGCTCGACCTGACGCCCATCGTCGCCTACGATCAAAAGCTCGTGGTGCTGGTGGCGGCCGGCGACGCGCCGGACGTCTTCGCTCTGGGCTCCGACCGCCTCGAGGTCTTTGCCCGCAACGGCGCCGTGCTCGACCTCACGGCCCGCTGGCAACGTGCGCCGGCGGGGCTGAAGGGCGCCGTGCCGGCCGGGAGGCTGGCGCCGCTGCGCATCGACGGCAAGCTCATGGCGCTGCCCCATCCTTTCAGCGCCGGGGCCATGGTCATCTCGAGCCGCACCCGGTACCCGGACCAGGCGTGGGACTTCCTCTCCTACCTGCTGCAGCGCATGCCGCCCCCTGCCCGGGAGCCGCGCGCGCCGGAGGCCGCTCCCGGCCTCGGGCCCATCGGACCCTTCGGCTTTTGA
- a CDS encoding phosphodiester glycosidase family protein: protein MRRLAHVLQVAVLAWALIAGQPSAASGSPASTSALLPEAVDEQVWRAPIAPGIALVTVRRLDKDGWLDLFAVVADLDVPGVGADVLASSSLTHLEPVSELAGRAGALAAINGDFFHAGVSGAPAGVVVKGQQVWKSPYPSGRPSAVFFRTSEGLRAAIGMLAFDGALRPLPGPGATGGTGSSVSALQVDALNEPALLPGQVGAYDEHWGTAALPLVRWGPEEVAFARLRAERPGGGPGDAWTVVAVGRGVPKAPPGPGELVLLGWRDGATRLQARLRAGQRFGWQAGVVPGSSLRPSPPAGGTIYAALSGGSVLLQDGQPLLELRQPGYPLTRQPRSAIGVGRQGRRVILAAVDGRHWTSRGLDVAELARWLQRLGATDAINLDGGGSTTLVARIGPGSRATEGAQAAPGPPLAVVNRPSDGGERAVPAALGLFYDPGAAGPPGLFVLRPAVCPPAPAIEAYSIAPAGLVTASGVPAPLEVYPYDLSADGLLWTVDPPDLGLFPKPGVFVGLRPGNGRIVALRTDGTRLWGASGTLFGTGDPLVPVVQPGTAMQAAASEIPVQVIGAPVALRVEPDPLVVPPGEPVPLGAVVVDAQGRRAPIDPNLITFWVSGGAEGGVKGGMLSARPSRASGEPALEAGYLDLRVRVAIRWAPSPPHKEQPAAGADSRQETGPVAGPVPPVKAPPPAAEDSGRPAAGAPAPRSTTAGSSGSEAVRVVALGSLPPPASLPGFISWLVDQHPSLVLAALRPPAPDDPAEVEAGWLLETGLPVAAIPAAWDEAHRRPGSASGFGWPGAVATRGESRFIVLDPETVAWEWVAAEIRRAVNDRIRRLLVLTGRSPLRAGAGREEQMLAAWLSATAGKGLETWVLYAGDGWDHRMVDGVHFLSLPPVRQNGPVVVLRIDRAGVAASREFLPAAQARLSEEAAAEPLRPAPFSAAGPAAQGAPPAPENPQKGGSI from the coding sequence TTGCGACGGCTAGCGCACGTGCTCCAAGTGGCGGTGCTGGCGTGGGCCCTGATAGCGGGGCAGCCGTCCGCGGCGTCCGGCTCACCGGCCAGCACGTCTGCCCTTTTGCCGGAGGCGGTCGACGAGCAGGTCTGGCGGGCCCCCATCGCCCCAGGTATCGCCCTCGTCACGGTCCGGCGTCTCGACAAGGACGGGTGGCTCGATCTGTTCGCCGTCGTGGCCGACCTCGACGTGCCCGGAGTCGGCGCGGACGTGCTCGCCTCCTCTTCCCTGACCCACCTCGAGCCCGTCAGCGAGCTGGCAGGCAGGGCCGGCGCTCTGGCCGCCATCAACGGCGACTTTTTCCACGCCGGCGTCTCCGGTGCCCCTGCCGGGGTCGTGGTGAAGGGCCAGCAGGTGTGGAAGAGCCCGTACCCGTCCGGGCGGCCGTCGGCGGTCTTCTTCCGGACGAGCGAGGGGCTGCGGGCCGCCATCGGCATGCTGGCCTTCGATGGGGCCCTTCGGCCCCTGCCCGGCCCCGGTGCGACCGGAGGGACCGGTTCGAGCGTTTCCGCTCTTCAGGTCGACGCCCTCAACGAGCCTGCGCTCCTTCCCGGCCAGGTCGGGGCCTACGACGAGCACTGGGGTACGGCCGCCCTCCCGCTCGTGCGATGGGGCCCCGAGGAGGTGGCCTTCGCCCGGCTGCGCGCGGAGCGCCCGGGAGGAGGTCCCGGGGACGCCTGGACGGTAGTGGCCGTGGGCAGAGGCGTGCCCAAGGCTCCTCCGGGCCCGGGCGAGCTCGTGCTCCTGGGGTGGAGAGACGGCGCGACCCGGCTGCAGGCCCGGCTGAGGGCAGGCCAGCGCTTCGGCTGGCAGGCCGGGGTGGTGCCGGGCTCCTCCCTGCGCCCGTCGCCCCCGGCGGGCGGTACCATCTACGCGGCCCTTTCGGGCGGCTCGGTCCTGTTGCAGGACGGTCAGCCGCTCCTCGAGCTCCGCCAGCCGGGCTATCCCCTTACGCGTCAACCTCGTAGCGCCATCGGCGTGGGACGGCAGGGCCGCCGGGTCATCCTGGCCGCCGTCGACGGGCGGCACTGGACGAGCCGGGGCCTCGACGTGGCCGAACTGGCCCGGTGGCTCCAGCGCCTGGGCGCTACCGACGCCATCAACCTCGACGGCGGGGGCTCCACCACGCTGGTGGCCCGTATCGGCCCGGGCAGCCGAGCGACCGAGGGCGCCCAGGCCGCGCCAGGCCCGCCGCTGGCGGTGGTCAACCGCCCTTCGGACGGCGGGGAGCGGGCGGTGCCGGCCGCGCTCGGGCTGTTCTACGACCCCGGTGCCGCCGGTCCCCCCGGGCTGTTCGTCCTCAGACCCGCCGTATGCCCGCCCGCGCCGGCCATCGAGGCGTACTCCATCGCGCCGGCAGGCCTGGTGACCGCCTCCGGCGTGCCTGCGCCCCTCGAGGTCTACCCGTACGATCTTTCGGCAGACGGACTCCTGTGGACGGTCGATCCTCCCGACCTGGGCCTGTTTCCGAAGCCGGGGGTCTTCGTGGGGCTTCGGCCGGGCAACGGCCGGATCGTCGCGCTCAGGACCGACGGCACCCGCCTGTGGGGGGCCTCCGGCACGCTGTTCGGCACGGGCGACCCGCTCGTTCCCGTGGTACAGCCGGGTACCGCCATGCAGGCGGCCGCCTCGGAGATCCCGGTACAGGTCATCGGCGCGCCCGTCGCCCTGCGCGTCGAGCCCGACCCCCTGGTGGTGCCCCCGGGCGAGCCGGTGCCGCTGGGAGCCGTCGTCGTGGATGCCCAGGGACGCCGGGCCCCCATCGATCCCAACCTCATCACTTTCTGGGTGAGCGGCGGAGCCGAGGGTGGCGTCAAGGGTGGGATGCTCTCCGCCCGGCCCTCGCGCGCCTCCGGGGAGCCGGCTCTCGAGGCAGGATACCTCGACCTGCGGGTGCGGGTCGCCATCCGGTGGGCTCCGTCGCCGCCACACAAGGAGCAGCCGGCGGCAGGCGCGGATTCCCGGCAGGAAACGGGCCCGGTGGCAGGGCCGGTTCCGCCGGTCAAAGCGCCGCCCCCCGCCGCCGAGGATTCCGGCCGGCCGGCAGCTGGAGCCCCTGCCCCGCGCTCGACGACCGCTGGCTCGTCCGGCTCCGAGGCGGTACGGGTAGTCGCCCTCGGCAGCCTGCCCCCTCCGGCATCTTTGCCGGGCTTCATCTCGTGGTTGGTGGACCAGCATCCCTCCCTGGTGCTCGCCGCGCTCCGCCCTCCTGCCCCGGACGACCCCGCAGAGGTCGAAGCGGGCTGGCTGCTGGAGACGGGGCTTCCGGTGGCTGCCATTCCGGCCGCCTGGGACGAAGCGCACCGCCGGCCTGGCTCCGCGTCCGGCTTCGGATGGCCCGGCGCAGTGGCCACCCGGGGCGAGAGCCGCTTCATCGTCCTGGACCCCGAGACGGTGGCGTGGGAGTGGGTGGCCGCCGAGATCCGGCGGGCCGTCAACGACCGGATCCGGCGCTTGCTGGTCTTGACCGGCCGATCGCCTCTACGCGCGGGGGCCGGCCGTGAGGAGCAGATGCTCGCGGCGTGGCTTTCCGCCACGGCCGGCAAGGGCCTCGAGACGTGGGTGCTCTACGCGGGCGACGGGTGGGATCACCGGATGGTGGACGGCGTGCACTTCCTCTCCTTACCCCCCGTCCGCCAGAACGGGCCCGTCGTCGTGCTCCGGATCGACCGCGCGGGCGTGGCGGCCTCGCGGGAGTTCCTGCCGGCGGCGCAGGCCCGGCTCTCCGAGGAAGCGGCCGCCGAGCCCCTGCGACCGGCCCCCTTCTCTGCAGCAGGCCCTGCAGCGCAGGGGGCGCCGCCGGCGCCGGAGAATCCCCAGAAGGGCGGTTCCATCTAA
- a CDS encoding protein-L-isoaspartate(D-aspartate) O-methyltransferase: MALPAQPQGVRMDPRVLSAMARVPRHRFVPPAYASMAYADRALPIGWGQSISQPYIVAVMTSLLELQPGDRVLEVGTGSGYQAAVLAELTPHVYTVELIPELAQAASERLRTLGYTTIRCRQGDGYCGWPEQAPFDAIVVTAAPERVPHALLDQLKEGGRMVIPIGVAQEGQVLWRIRRLPDRMEMENILPVVFVPMLHRPPSGGDQPPMPTHSSPSS, encoded by the coding sequence GTGGCTCTCCCGGCCCAGCCACAAGGGGTTCGCATGGATCCCCGGGTGCTGTCGGCCATGGCGCGGGTCCCCCGGCATCGCTTCGTGCCCCCTGCCTACGCTTCCATGGCCTACGCGGATCGCGCCCTGCCCATCGGGTGGGGCCAGAGCATCTCCCAGCCTTACATCGTGGCCGTGATGACGTCCCTCCTGGAGCTGCAACCGGGGGACCGGGTGCTGGAGGTCGGCACGGGATCCGGGTATCAGGCCGCCGTGCTTGCGGAACTCACGCCTCACGTCTACACCGTCGAACTCATTCCCGAGCTCGCGCAGGCGGCCTCGGAGCGCTTGCGCACGCTGGGCTACACCACCATCCGCTGCCGGCAAGGGGACGGGTACTGCGGGTGGCCGGAGCAGGCCCCGTTCGACGCCATCGTCGTGACCGCCGCCCCGGAGCGAGTGCCGCACGCCCTGCTCGATCAGCTGAAGGAGGGCGGGCGGATGGTGATCCCGATCGGGGTGGCGCAGGAAGGCCAGGTGCTGTGGCGGATCCGCCGGCTCCCGGATCGCATGGAGATGGAAAACATCCTGCCCGTCGTCTTCGTCCCCATGCTGCACCGGCCGCCGTCCGGCGGGGATCAGCCGCCCATGCCCACCCACTCTTCGCCATCCTCGTAG